The Aeromicrobium tamlense nucleotide sequence GTCGGCGGCGCTGGCCATGCCGGTCCTCGAGGACGAGGAGTTCGACGGACCCCATCTCGTCCCGACGCTCACGCAGATCGCCGTCGCCGACGTGGCGTGCATCCTCGCGCTGCCGCTGGCCATCGCGCCGGACCGGGCCGCGGAGGCCGCGCTCGGCTCGCTGTTCGTCGTGGTGGCCGGCGTGGCCCTGTTCCTCGCCCTGCGCACACTGGAGGCCCGCGGCATCTGGGAGGCCGTGCACGAGGAGAGCAAGGAGCGCCGGTTCGCCGTCGAACTGCGGTTCAGCCTCATCGTGCTGACCGCCATCGCGGCACTCGCGGTGGCCACGCACGTCACCGTGATGCTCGCCGGCTTCGTGTGCGGACTCGCGATCGCCGCCGTCGGTCCCCCGCGGCGACTCGCACGCCAGCTGTTCGCCCTGGCGGACGGCTTCCTCGGCCCGGTGTTCTTCGTGTGGCTGGGCGCCTCCCTCGACCTCACGGGCCTGCTCGACGAGCCCGGACTGATCGCCCTCGGCGTCTGCCTCGGTCTCGGCGCGCTGCTCACCCACCTCGTCGTGCGGCTGACCGGGCTGCCCGTGCCGCTCACGGTGCTGACGGCCGGCCAGGTCGGGGTGCCCGTCGCCGCCGCCACCATCGGCACGCAGACCGGCGAGCTCGAGGGTGGGCTGCCGGCGGCGCTGATCCTCGGGGCACTCCTCACCGTGGCGGCGGTGACGGTCGCGGCGCGCTTCCTGTCCTCCCCGACCCCGGCGGACTGACCGTGCCCACCCCGACCGGCAGACTGGACCCATGAACAGCTCGAGCGACTCCGCCGTCGCCGTCTACCTGGACTTCGACAACATCGTCATCTCGCGGTACGACCAGGTGCACGGCAAGCAGTCCTTCTGGCGCGACCGCGACGCCGGCTTCGACGACGCCAGGCTCAAGGCGGCCGAGGTCGACGTCCACGCGATCCTCGACTACGCCTCCTCCTTCGGGCGGCTCGCACTGACGCGCGCCTACGCCGACTGGTCGATGCCGGTGAACACCCGCTACAAGAAGCAGCTCGTCGACCGCGCCATCGACCTCATCCAGCTCTTCCCCGCGTCGGGCTCGAAGAACGGCGCCGACATCCGGCTCGCCGTCGACGCGCTCGAGGACATGGCACGGATGCCGCAGGTCGGCACGGTCGTGCTGGCCGCGGGCGACTCCGACTACATCCCGCTGGCCCAGCGCCTGAAGCGGATGGGGCGCTACGTCGTGGCCGTCGGCGTCGCGGGCGCCACCAGCCGTTCGCTGGCCGCCGCGTGCGACGAGCTGCTCACGTACGACAGCCTGCCGGGTCTCTCGCAGGGCTCAGACGAGGTCGAGGAGACCGCGCCCCCGGCGAAGAAGGCCGCGAAGAAGACGGCCAGGAAGTCCACGAAGGCGGCTCCCGAGGCCGATCCCGAGCCCGCTCAAACGCCCGCCGTCGCGCTCAAGCCGATCTTCGTGGCCGCCGCCCCCGACTCCGACGACGAGCAGGACGACGAGCGCGCGCTGGCGCGCCAGGCCACCCGCCTGCTGCTGCGGGCGATGCGCCTGCTGGGCGAGAAGGACTCGGACGACGAGTGGGTCCACTCGGGGACCGTGAAGAGCCAGATGAAGCGCATGGACTCCTCGTTCAACGAGAAGGACCTGGGATTCAAGTCGTTCACGGACTTCCTCAAGTCGCGCAAGTCCGCTGTCGAGGTCGACGAGTCCGGCCAGACGCGCAAGGTTCGGCTGCGACCCGGCCACTGAGATTGGCCCCGCGTGGGACTTATGCCCTAGACTGGACACGTTGCATGGCATGACTCAGCAGATTGATGGTCGAGCCTCTCTTCGAGGCTTATCGGTTTTCTCTTTGGTTGGTAGTGACGCGTGACATCCAGCCGCACGCGACTCACGAGTGCGCACAACTCCCAAGGAGACAACATGGCTACCGGAACTGTGAAGTGGTTCAACGCTGAGAAGGGCTTCGGCTTCATCGCCCCCGACGACGGCGGCGAGGACCTGTTCGCGCACTTCAGCGAGATCCAGGGCAACGGCTACCGTTCGCTCGAGGACAACCAGAAGGTCGAGTTCGAGGTGACGCAGGGCCAGAAGGGCCTGCAGGCCGCCAAGATCCGCGCGATCTGAGCTTTCGCAACGCGAGAACTCCCCGGAAAGCCCCCGCCACTGGCGGGGGCTTTCCCCTTTTCCGGGTCTCCCTGCTAGACGCGGAGGCGGTCACCGTCGCGCCCGACGGCGGCGCCGAGGGCCGCGAGCCGCTGCTCGACGTCGGGGTCGTTGTGGTGACTGAGGTGCACCGCAACGACCTGCGTCGCCGCGTCCACCACGCCGGCCGACCGCAACGCGTCGACCGCGTCCGCGAAGGTCGCGAGTCCCAGGTGCCGCTCCCCCGCCAGGTCGAGCCGGTCGCCGAACGTCTGCTCCAGCAGCACCACGTCGAGCCGCCGCGCCCCGATCGCCTCCAAGGCGCCGGGCGCCCACGGCCCCGTGTCGCAGCCGTAGAGCAGGCTGCCGGCGGCGTCGACGCGGAAGAGCACGGCCTCCCCGAGGGCCTCGTGAGCCGCCGGGACCACCGTGATCCGGAACGGTCCTGCCTCCACCGTGTCGCCCGCCGTCACCTCGACGAGCCGCACCGCGGTCTGGCCGGGAGCGAGCCAGTCGCGGCACCGCGCGATCGCGGGCGCCGGTCCGAAGACCGTGAGTGGCCGCTCGCTGACCCAGCCGCGGTGCAGCAGGAACGCCGGGTCGAGGTGGTCGGAGTGCGCGTGCGACACGAGCACCGTGTCGACATCGACGAGGTCGACTCCGGCGCGCAGGGCCTGCCGCGCGGCCTCGGGACCGGGATCGATCCAGAGCCGCCCGTCGACGAGCACGCTGGTGGGCGTCCGGAGCTCGCCGCGCTCGCCCATCGTCGTGCACGAGGCGCAGCGGCAGAACGGCGACGGCCACCCGTCGGCCGAGCCGGTGCCCAGCAGCAGGACCTCCACGGGCTCAGTCGTGCGCCGGCGCCTCGCCGCGGAGGCCGGGCGAGCACATGACCTTCTCGGGCGTGATCGCGATGACGACGCGGCGCGGGTTCTCCTTCGGCTGGCGGTAGCGCTGCGCGTAGAGCTGCTCGGCCAGGGTGATCGACTCGCGGTCGCGCAGGATCTCGGCGGTGCCGGCGATGCTCAGCCACTGCGGTCCGGCCACCTGGGCCACGGTGGCGCGCGGGTCTCGCTCGACGTTGCGCACCTTCTGGCTGCCGTCCATCGTGGTGATCCGCACGATGCCCTCGTGCACGGTGAAGCCCACCGCGACGACGTGGATCCGTCCGCCGGGTCCGATCGTGGACAGGGTCGCGAGGTGGCGATCGGTCAGGAAGTCGCCCTCGGGCAGCCAGACGTCGGTCATGGGTCCATCATCGCGGGCGGGCGCCCGTGCTCCCGCTCGGGTGCCGGATCGTAGGGTGAAGGACGTGTCGACCCCGAACCCCGCCGCGCCCCTCGAGCTCGCCCACGGTCCTGCCTGGCCGAACCGCTGGACGCTCGCTCCCCTGACGAACAAGCAGAGCCACGCCGACGGCACTCTGTCGGACGACGAGTACGAGTGGCTCGTCGCGCGGGCCCGCGGTGGCTTCGGCCTCGTGATGACCTGCGCCGCCTACGTCTCGCCCGAGGGCCAGGCCTGGAAGGGGCAGCTCGGCATCAGCGACGACCGGCACGACGCGGGCCTGCGACGGCTCGCCGACGGCATCCGCGAGCTCGGTGCCGTCTCCTCGATCCAACTGCACCACGGCGGCATGCGCGCGGACGCGTCGATCTCGGGCCACCCGCTCGTCGCGCCGTGGGACGACCCCGACCGCGGCGTCCACGCGCTCTCGACGAGCGACGTCCAGCGCGTCATCGACGACTTCGTGGCCGCCGCCGTCCGCGCCGAGAAGGCCGGGTTCGATGGCGTGGAGATCCACGGCGCCCACGGGTACGTGCTGTGCCAGTTCCTCGACGCGCGCAAGAACCACCGCACCGACG carries:
- a CDS encoding cation:proton antiporter gives rise to the protein MDFQTLALICVIGLLGPLLAVPSTWRIPVVVGELIGGLVVGASGAGWLDPGDETFTFLAELGFAMTMFVVGTRVPIPERGLRSALVVGAGRAALVGVAAAVAGATLAWAFDSPHAAVFAVLMASSSAALAMPVLEDEEFDGPHLVPTLTQIAVADVACILALPLAIAPDRAAEAALGSLFVVVAGVALFLALRTLEARGIWEAVHEESKERRFAVELRFSLIVLTAIAALAVATHVTVMLAGFVCGLAIAAVGPPRRLARQLFALADGFLGPVFFVWLGASLDLTGLLDEPGLIALGVCLGLGALLTHLVVRLTGLPVPLTVLTAGQVGVPVAAATIGTQTGELEGGLPAALILGALLTVAAVTVAARFLSSPTPAD
- a CDS encoding NADH:flavin oxidoreductase, which encodes MSTPNPAAPLELAHGPAWPNRWTLAPLTNKQSHADGTLSDDEYEWLVARARGGFGLVMTCAAYVSPEGQAWKGQLGISDDRHDAGLRRLADGIRELGAVSSIQLHHGGMRADASISGHPLVAPWDDPDRGVHALSTSDVQRVIDDFVAAAVRAEKAGFDGVEIHGAHGYVLCQFLDARKNHRTDGYGGSLEGRSRPLREVLSGIRAATGADFQVGVRVSPEGYGITVADSRALVEQILASGDADYVDLSLWDVAKEPRDTAVDGLLIDQYVDLPRHGTRLGVAGKILAAQDADWCLERGADFVTVGTAAIIHHDLPRLVASTPGFVSEPQPFSRSRLEQEHLGRDFIDYLADGWDDFVA
- a CDS encoding MBL fold metallo-hydrolase, with the translated sequence MEVLLLGTGSADGWPSPFCRCASCTTMGERGELRTPTSVLVDGRLWIDPGPEAARQALRAGVDLVDVDTVLVSHAHSDHLDPAFLLHRGWVSERPLTVFGPAPAIARCRDWLAPGQTAVRLVEVTAGDTVEAGPFRITVVPAAHEALGEAVLFRVDAAGSLLYGCDTGPWAPGALEAIGARRLDVVLLEQTFGDRLDLAGERHLGLATFADAVDALRSAGVVDAATQVVAVHLSHHNDPDVEQRLAALGAAVGRDGDRLRV
- a CDS encoding NYN domain-containing protein produces the protein MNSSSDSAVAVYLDFDNIVISRYDQVHGKQSFWRDRDAGFDDARLKAAEVDVHAILDYASSFGRLALTRAYADWSMPVNTRYKKQLVDRAIDLIQLFPASGSKNGADIRLAVDALEDMARMPQVGTVVLAAGDSDYIPLAQRLKRMGRYVVAVGVAGATSRSLAAACDELLTYDSLPGLSQGSDEVEETAPPAKKAAKKTARKSTKAAPEADPEPAQTPAVALKPIFVAAAPDSDDEQDDERALARQATRLLLRAMRLLGEKDSDDEWVHSGTVKSQMKRMDSSFNEKDLGFKSFTDFLKSRKSAVEVDESGQTRKVRLRPGH
- a CDS encoding pyridoxamine 5'-phosphate oxidase family protein: MTDVWLPEGDFLTDRHLATLSTIGPGGRIHVVAVGFTVHEGIVRITTMDGSQKVRNVERDPRATVAQVAGPQWLSIAGTAEILRDRESITLAEQLYAQRYRQPKENPRRVVIAITPEKVMCSPGLRGEAPAHD
- a CDS encoding cold-shock protein, encoding MATGTVKWFNAEKGFGFIAPDDGGEDLFAHFSEIQGNGYRSLEDNQKVEFEVTQGQKGLQAAKIRAI